The Neorhizobium sp. NCHU2750 genome has a window encoding:
- the thiM gene encoding hydroxyethylthiazole kinase, translated as MQVESPIHPTPGALLAAMRDRNPLVQNITNFVAMNIAANVMLAAGASPAMVHATEEAGEFAGIAAAVTINIGTISPDFLAGMLEAAKASTMAGKPWILDPVAHFATAYRRDAIARLLDLRPTVIRGNASEIIALAGAHSRGQGVDAGDSVASAEQAAIALATERTCVVAVTGDIDFVTDGQRKIRIHGGSPLMPQVTALGCSLTCLVGAFVGAAPDTPIEATVAALALFALAGEGAAETAQGPGSFLPLFLDRLAATTPDMLDAGARIVSA; from the coding sequence ATGCAAGTCGAAAGCCCCATTCATCCAACACCAGGTGCGTTGCTCGCGGCGATGCGCGATCGAAATCCGCTCGTTCAGAATATTACAAATTTCGTTGCAATGAACATCGCGGCCAATGTGATGCTCGCCGCCGGCGCCTCGCCAGCCATGGTTCACGCTACGGAAGAGGCCGGAGAATTTGCCGGAATCGCGGCGGCAGTGACCATCAATATCGGGACCATCTCCCCCGATTTCCTCGCAGGGATGCTGGAGGCGGCAAAAGCCAGCACTATGGCGGGAAAGCCCTGGATCTTAGACCCTGTTGCCCATTTCGCCACCGCCTACCGGCGAGACGCCATTGCCCGACTGCTGGATCTTCGACCGACAGTCATTCGCGGCAATGCTTCGGAAATCATCGCTCTGGCCGGTGCGCATTCCAGGGGGCAGGGCGTCGATGCCGGTGACAGCGTCGCCTCCGCCGAACAGGCCGCCATCGCTCTGGCGACAGAAAGGACCTGCGTTGTCGCTGTTACCGGTGACATCGACTTCGTCACCGATGGCCAGCGTAAAATCCGCATCCATGGCGGCTCACCACTGATGCCGCAGGTTACCGCACTTGGATGTTCGCTGACTTGCCTTGTCGGCGCTTTCGTTGGTGCAGCACCGGACACGCCTATCGAGGCAACGGTCGCCGCACTGGCGCTCTTCGCGCTGGCGGGCGAAGGAGCGGCCGAAACGGCACAGGGGCCCGGCAGCTTTCTTCCCCTATTCCTGGATCGGCTGGCTGCCACGACACCCGACATGCTGGATGCCGGGGCACGGATCGTCAGCGCATGA
- a CDS encoding ABC transporter permease produces MKNLLRHRELLLVGIVAIMIAGFSTRAAGFATPGNLANIFNDTSILIILALGQMTVILTKSIDLSVAANLAFTGMAVAMMDAAYPGLPLALMVVVAIGLGAVLGAINGYLVWALQIPPIVVTLGTLTIYRGMAFVLSGGAWVNSHQMTQTFLNFPRLPVFGLPILSWIAIAILLMMWGLLTRTPFGRSAYAVGGNPTAAVYAGVDIGWTRFRAFVLSGALAGLAGYLWVSRYAVAYVDVAAGFELDTVAACVIGGISIAGGIGSVAGAVLGALFLGVIKNALPVIGISPFAQMAISGIVIIAAVVFNARAERRAGRIILRDRGAPEISA; encoded by the coding sequence ATGAAAAATCTGCTCAGACATCGCGAACTGCTTCTCGTCGGCATCGTCGCCATCATGATTGCCGGTTTCTCGACCCGCGCTGCAGGCTTTGCCACGCCCGGAAATCTCGCAAACATATTCAACGACACGTCGATCCTGATCATTCTGGCGCTCGGCCAGATGACCGTGATCCTCACCAAGTCGATCGATCTTTCGGTTGCGGCAAACCTCGCATTCACCGGCATGGCCGTGGCGATGATGGACGCCGCCTATCCCGGCCTGCCTCTGGCGTTGATGGTGGTTGTCGCGATCGGTCTCGGTGCAGTCCTTGGCGCCATCAACGGCTATCTCGTCTGGGCCCTGCAGATCCCGCCGATCGTCGTCACGCTCGGCACGCTGACCATCTACCGCGGCATGGCCTTCGTCCTGTCCGGGGGCGCATGGGTCAATTCCCACCAGATGACCCAGACATTCCTCAACTTCCCGCGCCTGCCGGTTTTCGGCCTGCCGATACTCTCCTGGATTGCCATCGCCATCCTTCTTATGATGTGGGGGCTTTTGACCCGCACGCCATTCGGACGCTCGGCCTATGCCGTCGGGGGCAACCCGACAGCCGCCGTCTATGCCGGCGTCGATATCGGCTGGACCCGTTTTCGCGCCTTCGTGTTGTCCGGTGCTCTCGCCGGACTGGCAGGCTATCTCTGGGTGTCGCGCTATGCGGTTGCCTATGTCGATGTCGCCGCAGGTTTCGAGCTCGATACAGTCGCAGCCTGCGTCATCGGCGGCATTTCGATCGCCGGCGGTATCGGTTCCGTAGCAGGCGCAGTGCTTGGCGCCCTGTTTCTCGGCGTCATCAAGAATGCGCTGCCGGTCATCGGCATCTCCCCCTTCGCCCAGATGGCCATTTCCGGCATCGTCATCATCGCGGCGGTCGTCTTCAATGCCCGGGCCGAACGCCGCGCCGGGCGCATCATCCTGAGGGATCGCGGCGCCCCGGAGATATCAGCATGA
- the rhaS gene encoding rhamnose ABC transporter substrate-binding protein — MKFAKKLAIGVALAAAMMSSAASAADMKIALVVKSLGNGFFEAANKGAEEAAKELGGVQIIYTGPTTTTAEGQIEVINSLIAQGVDAIAISANDPDAVVPALKKAAQRGIKVISWDSGVAPAGRILQLNPSSNALIGKMCLQLAADHLEGGKGDFAILSATTTSTNQNIWIGEMKKQIKDFPGLNLVTTVYGDDLADKSYREAQGLLTSQPNVKVIVAPTTVGVLAASQAVKDAGKIGQVYVTGLGLPSEMAGAIKSGATKEFAIWNPIDLGYSAAQISYHLVKGDADGKPGSEIPAGRMGKIKIGENGEAAMADPFVYNAKNIDQFSKIF; from the coding sequence ATGAAATTTGCGAAGAAACTGGCAATCGGCGTGGCACTTGCCGCCGCCATGATGTCATCGGCGGCGAGCGCCGCCGACATGAAGATCGCGCTCGTGGTGAAATCGCTCGGCAACGGCTTTTTCGAGGCCGCCAACAAGGGTGCCGAGGAAGCCGCCAAGGAGCTTGGCGGCGTGCAGATCATCTATACCGGACCGACGACGACGACGGCGGAAGGTCAGATCGAAGTCATCAACTCGCTGATCGCCCAGGGTGTCGATGCGATCGCCATCTCGGCCAACGATCCCGACGCCGTCGTGCCGGCACTGAAGAAAGCGGCGCAACGCGGTATCAAGGTAATCTCCTGGGATTCGGGCGTCGCGCCGGCAGGGCGCATCCTGCAGCTCAACCCGTCTTCCAACGCGCTGATCGGCAAGATGTGCCTGCAGCTCGCCGCCGATCACCTTGAAGGTGGCAAGGGCGATTTTGCCATCCTGTCGGCAACCACCACCTCGACCAACCAGAACATCTGGATCGGCGAGATGAAGAAGCAGATCAAGGATTTCCCCGGCCTCAACCTGGTGACCACCGTCTATGGCGACGACCTTGCCGACAAGTCCTATCGCGAAGCTCAGGGCCTTCTTACCTCGCAGCCGAATGTCAAGGTGATCGTCGCCCCGACCACTGTCGGCGTGCTTGCAGCCTCGCAGGCAGTGAAGGACGCCGGCAAGATCGGCCAGGTCTATGTCACCGGCCTCGGCCTGCCATCGGAAATGGCAGGCGCCATCAAGTCCGGTGCGACCAAGGAATTTGCCATCTGGAACCCGATCGACCTCGGCTATTCGGCTGCCCAGATTTCCTATCATCTCGTCAAGGGTGACGCTGACGGTAAGCCCGGCTCGGAAATACCGGCCGGACGCATGGGCAAAATCAAGATCGGCGAGAACGGCGAGGCCGCCATGGCCGATCCCTTCGTCTACAACGCCAAGAACATCGACCAGTTCTCGAAGATCTTCTGA
- a CDS encoding sugar ABC transporter ATP-binding protein, with the protein MPHIQDPMPGEKPAPILEMRGISQIFPGVKALDGVSIALYPGEVTALIGENGAGKSTLVKILTGIYRPTEGEIVIDGRPVTFSSPQDAIDAGVTAIHQETVLFDELSVAENIFLGHAPRTRFGFIDWRVMNQRSGELMQALESEIDPTIRLKDLSIAQRHLVAIARALSVEARIVIMDEPTAALSRKEIDDLFHIVEGLKKQGKAILFISHKFDEVYEIAENFVVFRDGRAVGHGRLSETPQDTIVRMMVGRDVANVFPKIDVAIGQTVLAVENYCHPTEYRDISLELKRGEILGVYGLIGAGRSELCQSLFGISRPSSGRLVLEGEVLDIRSPGDAIAAGIVYVPEERGRHGLALPMPIFQNMSLPSLARTSRSGFLKAANELALARKYAERLDLRAAALSVPVGTLSGGNQQKVVIGKWLATLPKVIILDEPTKGIDIGSKAAVHGFISELASEGLSIIMVSSELPEILGMSDRVLVMREGLSAGIFDRGQLSAEMLVRAATGNA; encoded by the coding sequence ATGCCGCATATCCAAGATCCGATGCCGGGTGAAAAACCGGCTCCCATCCTGGAAATGCGGGGGATCTCCCAGATTTTTCCGGGCGTCAAAGCGCTGGACGGTGTCAGCATCGCGCTTTATCCCGGCGAAGTGACGGCACTGATCGGCGAGAACGGTGCCGGCAAATCGACCCTCGTCAAGATCCTCACGGGCATCTATCGCCCCACAGAGGGCGAGATCGTCATCGACGGCCGGCCGGTCACCTTTTCCAGTCCTCAGGATGCCATCGATGCCGGTGTCACCGCCATCCATCAGGAAACCGTCCTGTTCGACGAGCTCTCCGTCGCCGAGAACATATTCCTCGGGCACGCGCCGCGCACCCGCTTCGGTTTCATCGACTGGCGCGTCATGAACCAGCGCTCCGGCGAGTTGATGCAGGCGCTCGAAAGCGAAATCGATCCGACGATCCGGCTGAAGGACCTCTCGATCGCCCAGCGCCATCTGGTGGCGATTGCCCGTGCGCTGTCCGTCGAGGCACGTATCGTGATCATGGACGAGCCGACCGCCGCCCTATCGCGCAAGGAGATCGACGATCTCTTCCATATCGTCGAGGGGCTGAAGAAGCAGGGCAAGGCGATCCTCTTCATCAGCCACAAGTTCGACGAGGTCTATGAGATTGCCGAGAATTTCGTGGTGTTTCGCGACGGCCGCGCCGTCGGCCATGGCCGGCTTTCGGAAACACCGCAGGATACGATCGTCCGCATGATGGTCGGGCGGGATGTCGCCAATGTCTTTCCCAAGATCGACGTGGCGATCGGCCAGACGGTTCTTGCTGTCGAGAACTACTGCCACCCGACGGAATATCGCGACATCTCCCTCGAACTGAAGCGCGGCGAGATCCTCGGCGTCTACGGGTTGATCGGGGCTGGGCGTTCTGAATTATGCCAGTCCCTCTTCGGGATATCACGCCCGTCTTCGGGCCGGCTAGTGCTGGAAGGCGAGGTCCTCGACATTCGCTCGCCGGGCGATGCGATCGCCGCCGGCATCGTCTACGTGCCGGAAGAACGCGGACGCCACGGCCTGGCACTCCCCATGCCGATCTTCCAGAACATGTCGCTGCCCTCGCTTGCCCGCACCTCACGCTCGGGCTTCCTCAAGGCCGCCAACGAGTTGGCGCTGGCACGCAAATATGCCGAACGGCTCGATCTGCGTGCAGCGGCTCTGTCGGTGCCGGTCGGCACACTGTCGGGCGGCAACCAGCAGAAGGTGGTGATCGGCAAGTGGCTTGCGACCCTGCCCAAGGTGATCATCCTCGACGAGCCGACCAAGGGCATCGATATCGGTTCCAAGGCTGCCGTTCACGGCTTCATCAGCGAACTCGCGTCTGAGGGGCTGTCGATCATCATGGTCTCGTCGGAACTGCCGGAAATTCTCGGCATGTCGGATCGTGTCCTTGTCATGCGCGAGGGCCTGTCAGCCGGCATTTTCGATCGCGGCCAGCTCAGCGCCGAAATGCTGGTGCGCGCCGCCACCGGCAATGCGTGA
- the thiE gene encoding thiamine phosphate synthase, with protein MRPFDLSLYLVLNPDLCSPIGMVETTRLAVRGGATLVQLRDKHATTEQMIATGRLLKAVLSGTGVPLIVNDDVEAAIAIGADGVHVGQSDLAAVITRQRVGPDMIVGLSVETEDLARTIDPAIVDYAGVGPVFATATKADHEAPIGFDGLARIVAAAPVPTVAIGGLKTAHVRSVLAAGADGLAVVSAICGTASPEDAARTIHYEIRKARP; from the coding sequence ATGAGGCCGTTCGATCTCTCCCTCTATCTTGTCCTCAACCCCGATCTTTGCAGTCCTATCGGCATGGTGGAAACGACGAGGCTTGCCGTCAGGGGCGGCGCCACGCTGGTCCAGCTGCGCGACAAGCATGCGACGACCGAACAGATGATTGCCACCGGCCGGCTGCTGAAAGCGGTGCTTTCCGGCACCGGCGTTCCGCTGATCGTCAATGACGATGTCGAGGCCGCAATCGCCATCGGCGCAGACGGCGTGCATGTCGGCCAGAGCGATCTGGCGGCGGTGATCACCCGCCAGCGGGTCGGGCCGGACATGATTGTCGGCCTCTCGGTGGAAACCGAGGATCTGGCTCGCACCATCGATCCGGCGATTGTCGACTATGCCGGCGTCGGCCCCGTCTTCGCCACGGCAACCAAGGCGGATCACGAGGCACCGATCGGCTTCGACGGGCTCGCCCGCATTGTCGCCGCCGCCCCGGTACCGACCGTCGCCATCGGCGGGCTGAAGACGGCCCATGTAAGATCCGTCCTCGCGGCCGGCGCAGATGGACTTGCGGTCGTGTCAGCCATCTGCGGAACCGCGTCGCCTGAAGATGCTGCAAGAACCATCCATTACGAAATCCGGAAGGCACGCCCATGA
- the thiD gene encoding bifunctional hydroxymethylpyrimidine kinase/phosphomethylpyrimidine kinase — protein sequence MTVRNVLSIAGSDPSGGAGIQADLKAFSARGTYGMAALTALTAQNTQGVTAVLPLPVDFVISQIDAILDDIRVDAVKIGMIANAEIADALADLLARRCEGIPIVLDPVMMAKGGSPLLAPTAIAAVRDRLVPLATVMTPNLPEAAALLGEAEATNREAMADQAKQLHLTGPDAVLIKGGHLDGGHSPDVLAQAAGLSWFEAQRVATRNTHGTGCTLSSAIAAEIAKGVPVTDAITIAKAYLTCAIAEADSLSVGSGHGPVHHFIDLWRQ from the coding sequence ATGACAGTCCGCAATGTTCTTTCAATTGCCGGCTCCGATCCTTCGGGCGGTGCCGGCATACAGGCAGACCTCAAGGCGTTCTCCGCACGCGGCACCTATGGCATGGCCGCTCTGACTGCACTGACAGCCCAGAACACCCAAGGCGTGACGGCCGTCCTGCCGCTTCCCGTCGATTTCGTCATCAGTCAGATCGACGCCATCCTTGATGACATAAGGGTCGATGCGGTCAAGATCGGAATGATCGCCAATGCGGAAATCGCCGATGCACTCGCCGACCTGCTGGCCCGGCGATGCGAAGGCATTCCAATTGTCCTGGATCCGGTCATGATGGCCAAGGGCGGCTCACCGCTTCTCGCCCCGACGGCGATCGCTGCCGTCCGGGATCGTCTGGTACCGCTGGCCACCGTCATGACGCCCAACCTGCCGGAAGCCGCTGCCCTGCTTGGCGAAGCGGAGGCCACGAACCGCGAGGCCATGGCCGATCAGGCAAAGCAGCTGCACCTCACAGGCCCCGATGCGGTGCTGATCAAGGGCGGCCATCTGGATGGCGGACATAGCCCCGACGTCCTGGCGCAGGCCGCCGGCTTGTCCTGGTTCGAGGCGCAAAGGGTCGCCACCAGGAACACCCACGGCACCGGGTGCACCCTGTCGAGCGCCATTGCCGCCGAGATCGCCAAGGGTGTGCCCGTCACCGACGCCATCACGATCGCCAAGGCCTACCTGACCTGCGCGATCGCTGAAGCCGACAGCCTTTCCGTTGGAAGCGGGCACGGTCCCGTCCACCATTTCATCGACCTCTGGAGACAATGA
- a CDS encoding ABC transporter permease has product MSDLTTEHKGASTHVRQQIPDRLGTPVSRLLGSWEVLLFGVAVVIFIANCFASPYFLNAWNLSDATFNFTEKAMIAFAMAMLVIAGEIDLSVAAIIALASTAMGAAAQMGVDTAGLVAIGIGVGLACGAINGALVSVLKLPSIVVTIGTMSLFRGISYIALGDQAYGNYPADFAYFGQGYVVWVFSFEFVLFVVMAVIFGVVLHATNFGRQIFVIGNNEFAARFSGIPVERIKFKLFLLTGLMSGIAAVCLTSRLGSTRPSIAQGWELEVVTMVVLGGVSILGGAGTIAGVVIAAFVMGLVTFGLGLLNVPGIVMSIFVGLLLIITIAVPIIARRIREMR; this is encoded by the coding sequence ATGAGCGACCTGACAACCGAACACAAGGGCGCCTCGACACATGTCCGCCAGCAGATCCCCGACCGATTGGGGACGCCCGTCAGCCGTCTGCTCGGCAGCTGGGAAGTGCTGCTCTTCGGCGTGGCGGTAGTGATCTTCATCGCCAACTGCTTCGCCTCCCCTTATTTCCTCAATGCCTGGAACCTGTCGGACGCCACGTTCAACTTTACCGAAAAGGCGATGATCGCCTTTGCCATGGCGATGCTGGTGATTGCCGGCGAGATCGACCTTTCGGTCGCCGCCATCATCGCGCTTGCCTCCACCGCCATGGGGGCGGCCGCGCAGATGGGTGTCGATACCGCAGGACTAGTGGCGATCGGCATCGGCGTCGGCCTTGCCTGCGGCGCCATCAACGGCGCCCTCGTCTCGGTGTTGAAACTGCCCTCCATCGTCGTCACGATCGGCACGATGAGCCTGTTTCGCGGCATTTCCTACATCGCGCTTGGCGATCAGGCCTATGGGAATTATCCGGCCGACTTCGCCTATTTCGGCCAGGGCTATGTCGTCTGGGTATTCTCGTTCGAATTCGTTCTCTTCGTCGTGATGGCCGTCATTTTCGGTGTCGTTCTGCATGCCACCAATTTCGGCCGACAGATCTTCGTCATCGGCAACAATGAGTTTGCCGCCCGCTTTTCCGGCATCCCGGTCGAGCGGATCAAGTTCAAGCTTTTCCTGCTCACCGGCTTGATGTCCGGCATCGCAGCTGTCTGCCTCACGTCGCGGCTCGGCTCCACGCGCCCATCGATCGCGCAGGGCTGGGAACTCGAAGTGGTGACCATGGTCGTGCTCGGCGGCGTATCCATTCTCGGCGGTGCGGGCACAATCGCGGGTGTCGTCATCGCCGCCTTCGTCATGGGCCTCGTCACCTTCGGCCTCGGCCTGCTGAACGTGCCGGGCATCGTCATGTCGATCTTCGTCGGCCTGCTTTTGATCATCACCATTGCCGTTCCCATCATCGCGCGCCGTATCCGGGAGATGCGCTGA
- a CDS encoding FGGY-family carbohydrate kinase, whose product MSPPRKVAVIDIGKTNAKVVVLDCALSKEIAEFRTANRVISGPPYPHFHVDGLWDFILTSLVALGREPGFDAISITTHGACAVLLDEDGALALPVLDYEHLYPEEIRRDYAAIRPPFAETFSPALAGGLNLGAQLHYQKTAFPAAFSRVKTILTYPQYWAFRLTGVAANEVTSLGCHTDLWCPRDDHYSTLVDTLGLRDSLAPLRSAFDVLGFVTPYIAGRIGVPGEVPVECGIHDSNASLLRHLIGREGPFAVVSSGTWVVNFAVGGDLDHLDPTRDTLANVDAYGRATPSSRFMGGREFELLTAALGPLDQQAAMSAMPAAIARQIMLLPNLAEGSGPFPGRRAFWLNAENASIAERWAAACLYLALMTDTCLCLIGAGGPTLVEGPFAQNRVALAALAALLGRDVIALAGDTGTSQGAALLAGASPASADGGARVAPLAAIGLHAYADSWRSISARRDKKRA is encoded by the coding sequence ATGAGCCCACCTCGCAAGGTTGCCGTCATCGATATCGGCAAGACCAATGCCAAGGTTGTCGTGCTCGACTGTGCCCTCAGCAAGGAGATTGCCGAATTCCGCACGGCCAATCGGGTCATCTCCGGCCCGCCCTATCCCCATTTCCATGTCGACGGCCTGTGGGATTTCATTCTCACATCTCTTGTCGCGCTCGGCCGAGAGCCGGGATTTGATGCGATCTCGATTACCACGCACGGCGCCTGCGCGGTATTGCTCGATGAAGACGGTGCGCTGGCCCTGCCGGTCCTCGACTACGAGCATCTTTATCCCGAAGAGATCCGGCGCGACTATGCCGCCATCCGGCCTCCCTTCGCCGAAACCTTCTCTCCGGCACTTGCCGGCGGCCTCAATCTCGGCGCTCAGCTTCATTATCAGAAAACAGCCTTTCCAGCGGCGTTTTCACGCGTCAAGACGATCCTGACCTATCCGCAATACTGGGCCTTTCGCCTCACCGGCGTGGCAGCCAACGAGGTGACTTCGCTCGGCTGCCATACCGATCTCTGGTGTCCGCGCGACGACCACTATTCGACGCTGGTCGATACACTCGGCCTTCGCGACAGTCTTGCGCCATTGCGCAGCGCCTTCGATGTCCTGGGTTTTGTCACGCCGTATATCGCGGGAAGGATCGGGGTGCCCGGCGAAGTGCCAGTAGAATGCGGTATTCACGATTCCAATGCCTCGCTGCTGCGTCACCTCATTGGCCGAGAAGGACCGTTTGCCGTCGTCTCCTCCGGTACCTGGGTGGTCAATTTCGCCGTCGGCGGAGATCTCGATCATCTCGATCCGACGCGTGACACACTTGCCAATGTCGATGCCTATGGCCGCGCCACTCCGTCCTCGCGTTTCATGGGAGGACGCGAGTTCGAACTGCTGACGGCGGCGCTCGGTCCGCTTGATCAACAGGCGGCGATGTCCGCCATGCCGGCGGCAATCGCCAGACAGATCATGCTCCTGCCCAATCTGGCGGAGGGGTCCGGTCCGTTTCCCGGCAGGCGTGCGTTCTGGCTGAATGCCGAGAATGCATCGATCGCCGAACGATGGGCTGCCGCCTGCCTCTATCTGGCATTGATGACCGATACCTGCCTTTGCCTGATCGGAGCCGGTGGCCCCACCCTGGTCGAAGGGCCGTTTGCCCAGAACCGGGTCGCGCTCGCTGCGCTGGCGGCGCTGCTCGGCCGGGACGTGATTGCGCTGGCGGGAGATACCGGGACGAGCCAGGGGGCGGCTCTCCTGGCGGGCGCGAGCCCCGCATCGGCGGATGGCGGGGCTCGCGTCGCACCTCTCGCGGCCATCGGCCTCCATGCCTACGCGGATAGCTGGCGCTCGATATCGGCCCGCCGCGACAAAAAGCGAGCATGA
- a CDS encoding DeoR/GlpR family DNA-binding transcription regulator has translation MHERERHRIILSAIQERPVITVQDIAELTDASEATIRRDIAALHVQGKLRRVRGGAEAIHPPQIGQLAARSFRVSESVNIDKKRSIARQAVDLCEEGESIIINGGTTTFQMVHYMALRRLQVMTNSFAIAEHLVKHSKNNVTIPGGTIYREQSLILSPFDNDAIRNFYARRIFIGAQGIGQLGIMEPDALVIQSEQKLMHQAEELVVMADSSKFQRRSSMILCPLERVTTIITDDGISEDAARMVEDAGVKLIIAGQTDAVLTDKEDTTSAA, from the coding sequence ATGCACGAACGCGAACGCCATCGCATCATCCTGAGCGCGATACAGGAGCGACCTGTAATCACGGTGCAGGATATTGCCGAACTGACGGATGCGTCCGAGGCGACGATCCGGCGGGATATCGCCGCACTGCATGTTCAGGGCAAACTCCGGCGCGTACGCGGCGGTGCGGAAGCCATCCACCCGCCGCAGATCGGCCAGCTGGCAGCGCGCTCGTTTCGTGTGTCCGAATCCGTCAATATCGACAAGAAGCGCTCAATTGCGCGCCAGGCGGTCGATCTGTGCGAGGAAGGCGAATCGATCATCATCAATGGCGGTACGACGACCTTCCAGATGGTGCATTACATGGCATTGCGCCGGTTGCAGGTGATGACCAATTCCTTTGCCATCGCCGAGCACCTGGTCAAGCATTCGAAGAACAATGTGACCATACCGGGCGGCACGATCTATCGCGAACAGAGCCTTATCCTGTCGCCTTTCGATAACGACGCCATTCGCAATTTCTATGCGCGGCGCATCTTCATCGGCGCCCAGGGGATTGGGCAGCTCGGTATCATGGAGCCGGATGCGCTGGTCATCCAGAGCGAGCAGAAGCTGATGCACCAGGCCGAAGAGCTGGTGGTCATGGCCGACTCGTCGAAATTCCAGCGCCGGTCGAGCATGATCCTGTGCCCGCTGGAGAGGGTCACCACAATCATTACCGATGATGGCATTTCAGAAGACGCCGCGCGAATGGTCGAGGACGCGGGCGTCAAACTGATCATTGCCGGCCAGACAGATGCCGTTCTGACGGACAAGGAGGATACCACGTCGGCCGCGTGA
- a CDS encoding 3-oxoacyl-ACP reductase has translation MSLALNQQIVLVTGASRGLGAAIAAAFAREGARVAINYHQSKDKADALAAELGPNAHAFGADVRDPAAVRAMISEIETVFGAPPTTAVHNALTDFSFNGDARSKLDEMSWSEISAQLDTALKGALNVIQAVRPAMEKAGFGRIVTIGTNLFQNPVVPYHDYTAAKAALLSLTRTAAAELGPVGITVNMVSGGLLQTTDASRATPDAVFDIIAANTPLRRVTTPEEAADAVLFFASPWARSVTGQNLIVDGGLVYG, from the coding sequence ATGAGCCTCGCCCTCAATCAACAGATCGTCCTTGTGACGGGAGCCAGCCGTGGCCTGGGTGCCGCGATCGCAGCGGCTTTCGCCCGGGAAGGCGCCCGCGTCGCCATCAACTATCACCAGAGCAAGGACAAGGCAGACGCACTTGCCGCCGAACTCGGCCCGAACGCCCATGCCTTCGGGGCGGATGTTCGTGATCCGGCTGCCGTCCGCGCGATGATATCAGAAATCGAGACAGTCTTCGGCGCTCCGCCGACCACCGCCGTCCACAATGCGCTGACCGACTTCTCCTTCAACGGTGATGCCCGCTCAAAGCTGGATGAGATGTCCTGGAGTGAAATTTCGGCACAGCTTGACACCGCACTCAAGGGCGCACTGAATGTCATCCAGGCCGTCAGGCCCGCGATGGAGAAGGCAGGCTTCGGCCGCATCGTGACGATCGGCACCAATCTCTTCCAGAATCCCGTGGTGCCCTATCACGATTATACCGCTGCCAAGGCTGCGTTATTGTCGCTGACCCGCACTGCCGCGGCCGAGCTTGGCCCGGTCGGCATCACGGTCAACATGGTCTCCGGCGGGCTGTTGCAGACAACCGATGCCAGCCGCGCGACACCCGATGCGGTCTTCGACATCATTGCAGCCAATACGCCGCTAAGACGTGTCACCACGCCGGAGGAAGCCGCGGATGCGGTGCTGTTCTTCGCCAGCCCCTGGGCAAGATCCGTTACCGGACAAAACCTGATCGTCGATGGTGGTCTGGTTTACGGCTGA
- the rhaM gene encoding L-rhamnose mutarotase, with product METEKYAFRMKLNPGMEAEYRKRHDEIWPELVDLLHETGISDYSIYLDQQTDILFGVLTRPQGHGMKSLRDHPVMQRWWAHMADIMETNPDNSPVQTDLVTVFHLP from the coding sequence ATGGAGACGGAGAAATACGCGTTCCGCATGAAGCTCAATCCCGGCATGGAGGCCGAATACAGAAAGCGGCATGACGAAATCTGGCCCGAACTCGTCGATCTGCTGCATGAGACCGGTATCAGCGACTACTCGATCTATCTCGACCAGCAGACCGACATTCTGTTTGGTGTGCTGACGCGGCCGCAAGGTCACGGGATGAAGAGCCTGCGGGATCACCCTGTGATGCAACGCTGGTGGGCACACATGGCCGACATCATGGAGACCAATCCGGATAACTCACCGGTCCAGACCGATCTCGTCACCGTGTTTCATCTGCCATGA